In Syntrophotaleaceae bacterium, a genomic segment contains:
- a CDS encoding mercuric reductase translates to MQPEAFILPGNDNDRALLENIHPQGWQNPKPAKCYNLVVIGGGPAGLVASRTAAELGAKVALVESNLLGGDCLNLGCVPSKTLIGCARAAHNVRSAKLFGVTDNDQKPEFTKVMERMQIVRAGLSVNDSAHLLSRELGIDLFFGQGLFRGPDTIEVDQSLLRFKKAAICTGARAAVPSIPGLDETGFLTSETVFSLTALPRRLAVIGAGAIGCELAQVFSRLGSAVTLLEPGPRLLPREDRDASEVVQRAFEAEGIRLLFHSRISRVFAREGEKAVLYSRNGGESELAVDAILVAVGRAPNLNNLHLEKAGVHYHPRSGIKVDACLRTSNRKIFAAGDVCSIYKFTHTAEAQARTLVANALLPMQRRSLNNVISWCTYTSPELAHAGLYEQEAQARGIEVTTLTVPMSAVDRAWMDGETEGFARVLLKKGTDRILGATIVSRHAGEMIGELTLAINRGLGLKAIGHTLHPYPTQSAVIKKLADAYLRSRLKPWLKNVLRAWMRWQNR, encoded by the coding sequence ATGCAGCCAGAAGCTTTCATTCTTCCCGGCAACGACAACGATCGCGCCCTGCTGGAAAACATCCACCCGCAGGGCTGGCAAAACCCGAAGCCGGCAAAATGCTACAACCTGGTGGTGATCGGCGGCGGTCCCGCCGGACTGGTTGCGTCCCGCACAGCTGCCGAACTCGGCGCGAAGGTCGCCCTCGTGGAAAGCAATCTTTTGGGGGGGGATTGCCTCAATCTGGGCTGCGTGCCATCCAAGACCCTGATCGGCTGTGCCCGGGCCGCTCACAACGTCCGCAGCGCGAAACTCTTCGGCGTGACCGATAACGATCAGAAACCCGAATTTACAAAGGTTATGGAACGCATGCAGATCGTGCGAGCCGGTCTGAGCGTCAACGATTCGGCTCATCTCTTAAGCCGGGAATTGGGGATCGATCTGTTTTTCGGTCAGGGCCTTTTCCGCGGTCCCGACACGATCGAGGTCGATCAAAGTCTTTTGCGCTTCAAAAAGGCGGCCATCTGTACCGGTGCCAGGGCAGCCGTTCCTTCGATTCCCGGGTTGGATGAGACCGGCTTTCTGACCAGCGAAACGGTCTTTTCCCTCACTGCCCTTCCCCGACGCCTGGCGGTGATCGGAGCGGGCGCCATCGGCTGTGAGCTGGCTCAGGTTTTCTCCCGTCTCGGCAGCGCAGTGACTCTGCTGGAACCCGGCCCCCGGCTGCTTCCCCGCGAGGACAGGGACGCTTCGGAGGTGGTTCAAAGGGCGTTCGAAGCGGAAGGGATACGCCTGCTGTTTCATTCCCGAATTTCGCGGGTTTTCGCGCGAGAGGGTGAAAAAGCAGTGCTTTACAGCCGCAACGGCGGGGAATCCGAACTGGCGGTCGACGCCATCCTGGTCGCCGTCGGACGGGCCCCCAACCTGAATAATCTTCATCTCGAAAAAGCCGGCGTGCACTACCATCCCCGGTCGGGCATCAAAGTCGATGCCTGTCTGAGAACCAGCAACCGGAAAATTTTTGCCGCCGGGGATGTCTGCTCGATTTACAAGTTCACCCATACTGCTGAAGCCCAGGCGCGCACTCTTGTTGCAAATGCCCTGCTCCCCATGCAGCGACGCAGTCTGAACAACGTTATATCCTGGTGTACCTACACCTCTCCGGAGCTGGCTCATGCAGGATTGTACGAACAGGAAGCACAGGCAAGGGGGATAGAGGTAACCACCCTGACCGTCCCCATGAGCGCGGTGGACAGGGCCTGGATGGACGGGGAAACCGAGGGATTTGCGAGGGTGCTTCTGAAGAAGGGGACCGACCGGATTCTGGGTGCGACTATTGTATCCCGGCATGCCGGCGAGATGATCGGCGAACTGACCCTGGCCATCAACAGAG
- a CDS encoding UbiA family prenyltransferase: protein MGNFITTSLAPLIRVRIALAVTCAALAGFVLAPGAFPTSRAALLAWGVFLLAASGSILNQFQERQSDALMERTRQRPMASGRMNRFVALIWGLIAGSGGIVILLLLDRKAAVAGLLALLFYNALYTPLKKRSFLALLPGALCGSMAPAIGWLSAGGRPEDYRMVLLCGLLLLWQIPHFWLFALENRDDLERANLFPGLPTAPRNYARALILVWIFALLAGTLLLPALKVVPLLPTGMLLLLVAAGLTIRKIQIRNRQMESS from the coding sequence ATGGGGAATTTCATCACAACCTCTCTGGCACCGTTGATCCGGGTCCGCATTGCCCTCGCCGTGACCTGCGCGGCACTGGCCGGCTTTGTTCTCGCTCCCGGCGCCTTCCCGACCAGCCGGGCGGCCCTGCTGGCATGGGGAGTCTTCCTGCTGGCCGCCTCCGGTTCGATCCTGAACCAGTTTCAGGAGCGACAGAGCGACGCCCTCATGGAGCGCACCCGCCAGAGGCCTATGGCCTCCGGCCGCATGAATCGGTTCGTCGCGCTGATCTGGGGATTGATTGCAGGAAGCGGAGGAATAGTCATTCTGCTGCTGCTGGACAGGAAGGCGGCCGTCGCGGGTCTGCTGGCGCTTCTTTTCTATAACGCCCTCTATACCCCGCTGAAAAAACGGTCTTTCCTCGCTCTTCTGCCGGGGGCCCTCTGTGGCAGCATGGCGCCGGCCATCGGCTGGTTGAGTGCCGGAGGACGTCCGGAAGACTATCGGATGGTTCTCCTTTGCGGACTGCTGCTGCTCTGGCAGATCCCCCATTTCTGGCTGTTCGCTCTGGAAAACCGGGATGACCTGGAACGGGCGAACCTGTTCCCCGGTCTTCCGACCGCTCCTCGGAATTACGCACGAGCTCTGATCCTGGTCTGGATTTTTGCACTCCTGGCAGGGACGCTGCTGCTGCCGGCCCTGAAGGTGGTCCCCCTGCTGCCGACGGGAATGCTATTATTGCTTGTCGCTGCTGGGTTGACGATCAGGAAGATTCAGATCAGAAACCGGCAAATGGAGTCATCATAA
- the def gene encoding peptide deformylase: MAVRDILIYPDPLLKTPSEPVEIFDEATDSLVQDLVDTMVAAGHSVGVAAPQIGINRRAAVVDVSGSKQGRDNNHGLLVLINPEILEKAGSRTLREGCMSVPDYTGNVTRAEEILVQFFDRRGQLQVIRATGFEAIAIQHEIDHLDGFLFLDRVSSLKSDIFRRKR, translated from the coding sequence ATGGCGGTCAGGGACATCCTTATTTACCCGGATCCGCTGCTCAAGACCCCCTCCGAGCCGGTGGAGATCTTCGATGAGGCAACGGACAGCCTGGTCCAGGATCTGGTCGACACCATGGTTGCGGCGGGACACTCCGTCGGCGTCGCAGCCCCCCAGATCGGCATCAATCGACGGGCCGCGGTGGTGGACGTGTCAGGAAGCAAACAGGGCAGGGATAACAATCATGGTCTGCTGGTCCTGATCAATCCCGAAATCCTGGAAAAGGCGGGATCAAGAACCCTGCGGGAGGGGTGCATGAGCGTTCCCGACTATACCGGCAACGTGACCCGTGCAGAAGAGATCCTGGTGCAGTTTTTCGACCGCAGGGGACAGCTCCAGGTCATCAGGGCTACGGGATTCGAAGCGATTGCCATTCAACATGAAATCGATCATCTGGACGGATTTCTCTTTCTGGATCGGGTATCGAGCCTTAAAAGCGACATATTCCGCCGCAAGCGGTGA
- a CDS encoding cytochrome C oxidase subunit IV family protein: MTEGQERHVIGFSGLIAVWIALLLLTAVTVTVSRLDFGPLNIWVALGIAALKAALVSAYFMHLKYESLLFKMFFLGVVATLAIFIGLTFFDVLYR; encoded by the coding sequence ATGACTGAAGGACAGGAGCGGCATGTCATCGGGTTCAGCGGCCTGATTGCCGTCTGGATCGCGCTGCTGTTATTGACCGCTGTCACAGTGACCGTCTCGAGGCTCGATTTCGGCCCCCTCAATATCTGGGTGGCCCTCGGCATCGCCGCCCTCAAGGCGGCCCTGGTCAGCGCCTATTTCATGCACCTGAAATACGAGAGCCTGCTGTTCAAGATGTTTTTCCTGGGTGTAGTGGCTACCCTGGCCATCTTTATCGGCCTAACGTTTTTCGATGTCCTTTACCGTTGA
- a CDS encoding DUF3124 domain-containing protein produces the protein MSNQKIFFKLSFILLTFTSVIFQSNFLAAAEVSLSKGQTVYVPVYSNVIAGPRKVPVHLSNTVIIRNTDIHNEIQILQADYYDTKGELIKKYFTQPVKLAPLQTEYLYLSDRDEKGGVGANFLIRWKAARDVNVPIIECVMVGGQVHAFVSPSQVIEEETK, from the coding sequence ATGAGCAACCAGAAAATCTTTTTCAAATTATCCTTCATCCTCTTAACTTTTACTTCTGTAATATTCCAATCGAATTTTCTCGCGGCTGCTGAGGTCTCCCTTTCCAAAGGTCAGACCGTTTATGTTCCGGTCTATTCCAATGTCATTGCCGGCCCCAGGAAAGTACCCGTGCATCTCTCCAACACGGTGATCATACGAAACACGGACATTCACAACGAGATCCAGATTTTGCAGGCGGATTACTATGATACCAAAGGTGAGCTGATCAAAAAATATTTTACCCAGCCGGTTAAACTTGCTCCCCTTCAAACAGAATATCTGTATCTTTCAGATCGGGACGAAAAGGGCGGGGTGGGCGCAAATTTCCTTATTCGCTGGAAGGCTGCCAGGGATGTTAACGTCCCTATCATCGAATGCGTGATGGTTGGGGGCCAGGTGCATGCCTTTGTCAGTCCCTCTCAGGTTATCGAGGAAGAGACGAAATAG
- a CDS encoding universal stress protein: MKRFKNILYVNEPTVGQSSTLARAFSLAEQNQADLTILDVIPPGFLERIGLSSDETVSDARRKAVFDDHRKDLESLVQSFRHSPVRLDVLVGRTFLEVIRTVLKNACDLVIKPAENPTWSQRLFGSDDLHLLRKCPCPIWLMKSPEKPDYKTILAAVDFDPLNPVGSDRDLNREILELACSLALSNFASLHLVHAWEPFAEKTTLSRAGGLGEDVGGYVEKEHAQHRQGLYKLVAELQGWIGKESYEYLAPTLHLIKGSPKKMVAQVAEELQADLVVMGTVARTGISGLIIGNTAEAILDQLRCSVLAIKPPGFQTPVRVDSGAGKEP, from the coding sequence ATGAAACGTTTTAAAAACATCCTTTATGTAAACGAACCGACGGTCGGCCAGTCCTCGACTTTGGCCCGAGCATTTTCGCTGGCGGAACAGAATCAGGCCGATTTGACAATCCTGGATGTCATCCCACCCGGTTTTCTGGAGCGAATCGGTCTGTCTTCGGACGAAACGGTATCCGACGCGCGGCGGAAGGCCGTATTCGACGATCACCGGAAGGATCTGGAATCCCTGGTTCAATCCTTCAGACATAGCCCTGTCCGCCTGGATGTCCTGGTGGGAAGAACCTTCCTGGAGGTGATTCGAACTGTTTTGAAGAACGCCTGCGATCTGGTGATAAAACCGGCGGAAAACCCCACCTGGTCGCAAAGGCTGTTCGGAAGTGACGACCTGCATCTGCTGCGTAAATGCCCCTGTCCGATCTGGCTCATGAAGTCACCGGAAAAGCCGGATTATAAAACCATCCTGGCGGCTGTGGATTTTGATCCGCTGAACCCTGTGGGCTCGGACCGGGACCTCAACCGGGAAATCCTGGAACTGGCCTGCTCGCTCGCCCTTTCCAACTTTGCTTCCTTGCACCTGGTCCATGCGTGGGAACCTTTTGCGGAGAAAACAACACTGTCAAGGGCTGGCGGGTTGGGGGAGGATGTAGGGGGCTACGTTGAGAAGGAGCATGCCCAGCACAGGCAGGGGCTCTACAAGCTGGTTGCCGAGCTCCAGGGCTGGATCGGCAAAGAATCCTATGAATATCTTGCGCCCACCCTTCATCTGATCAAGGGATCACCAAAGAAAATGGTTGCGCAGGTGGCGGAAGAGCTGCAGGCGGATCTGGTGGTTATGGGAACGGTGGCGCGAACGGGGATATCGGGGCTGATCATCGGCAATACCGCAGAAGCCATCCTCGATCAGCTCCGATGCTCGGTCCTTGCCATTAAGCCGCCAGGTTTCCAGACGCCGGTCAGGGTCGATTCAGGAGCTGGAAAAGAACCGTAA
- a CDS encoding peptide chain release factor-like protein — MFQQKDLEIGFFRSSGPGGQKKNKTETAVRIRHLPTGITVTATESRSRKMNLERALGRLRARLKALHKKPVLRISTRPSQASREQRLAAKHRRADVKRGRRGDILDE; from the coding sequence ATGTTTCAGCAAAAGGATCTTGAAATCGGTTTTTTCCGGTCATCCGGCCCTGGAGGTCAGAAAAAGAACAAGACGGAAACGGCGGTGCGTATCCGGCATCTGCCGACCGGCATCACGGTAACGGCCACTGAGTCCCGTTCCCGGAAAATGAATCTGGAGCGGGCCCTTGGTCGGCTGCGGGCCAGGCTGAAGGCTTTGCACAAAAAGCCGGTCCTGAGAATTTCCACCCGGCCAAGCCAGGCTTCCCGGGAACAGCGGCTGGCGGCCAAGCATCGCAGGGCGGATGTCAAACGAGGACGTCGCGGCGATATCTTGGATGAATAG
- the coxB gene encoding cytochrome c oxidase subunit II, which produces MNPQIPSTIETVDQVFLYIFGISALLLIGITATMIYFIVRYHWRRHPHAEPSPRYNIWLEITWTTIPTLIVLGMFWYGWNGYLTLLNVPENALDIEVTARKWDWTFTYENGKTSNRLVVPAKRPIRLAITSLDVVHSLYIPAFRIKKDALPGFTTYVWFEAPRADTYDLFCAEYCGVAHSSMITVVEALPEERFSRWLVEKAEKEADGEAEPGRELLTRHGCNACHSLDGTKMIGPTFKGLFGHTVTVTTDGRKRELTVDRDYLRRSILEPGADLVEGYPPVMPPYQGRISDEELDALVEFLAEQTGNGT; this is translated from the coding sequence GTGAACCCCCAAATACCCAGCACCATCGAAACCGTCGACCAGGTTTTCCTTTATATCTTCGGCATCTCCGCGCTGCTGCTGATCGGCATCACCGCGACCATGATCTATTTTATCGTTCGCTACCATTGGCGCCGGCACCCCCACGCCGAGCCCAGTCCGCGGTACAACATCTGGCTGGAAATCACCTGGACGACCATCCCGACCCTGATCGTGCTCGGCATGTTCTGGTACGGCTGGAACGGCTATCTGACCCTGCTCAACGTGCCGGAAAATGCCCTGGATATCGAGGTCACGGCCCGCAAGTGGGATTGGACCTTTACCTATGAAAACGGGAAGACCAGCAATCGGCTTGTGGTACCGGCGAAGCGGCCCATACGCCTCGCCATCACCTCGCTGGACGTGGTCCACAGTCTGTACATCCCGGCATTCCGGATAAAAAAAGACGCCCTCCCGGGTTTCACCACTTATGTCTGGTTTGAAGCGCCGAGAGCGGACACCTACGATCTTTTCTGTGCCGAATACTGCGGGGTGGCCCATTCATCGATGATAACCGTTGTGGAAGCCCTGCCCGAGGAACGTTTTTCCCGATGGCTGGTGGAGAAGGCGGAGAAAGAGGCCGATGGCGAGGCGGAACCCGGCAGGGAGCTGTTGACCCGCCACGGCTGCAATGCCTGTCACTCCCTGGACGGCACGAAAATGATCGGCCCCACTTTCAAGGGCCTGTTCGGCCACACGGTCACCGTCACCACCGACGGCCGGAAACGGGAACTGACAGTCGACAGGGACTACCTCCGCCGTTCGATTCTGGAGCCGGGAGCCGATCTGGTGGAGGGCTATCCTCCGGTCATGCCACCTTATCAGGGCCGGATTTCCGATGAGGAACTGGATGCCCTGGTCGAGTTTCTGGCCGAACAGACCGGTAACGGAACATAG
- a CDS encoding ACT domain-containing protein: MNHFALTIIGRDRPGIVAEVTEILYRLGCNIADSSCSILGGQFAMILIISHPEYTGRESFGQAFDPLEKHDLSVFLRTLKPGGEAAQKLSGEICLISVYGSDKPGIVYPVARELGNRKINITDLNTKLIGPSERPVYVMMIEAVLPSGMTLEEISAVLNDLKDRLKVDISVRDITPVEF; the protein is encoded by the coding sequence ATGAACCATTTCGCCCTGACCATCATCGGCCGGGACCGCCCGGGCATCGTCGCCGAGGTCACCGAGATTCTCTACCGCCTCGGCTGCAATATCGCCGACTCGAGCTGTTCAATTCTCGGTGGGCAATTCGCCATGATTCTGATTATTTCTCATCCCGAGTATACCGGCAGAGAGAGCTTCGGCCAAGCTTTCGATCCTCTGGAAAAACACGACCTGTCGGTGTTTTTGCGTACCTTGAAGCCCGGCGGCGAGGCAGCACAGAAACTCAGCGGGGAGATCTGCCTGATCTCCGTATACGGTTCGGACAAACCGGGAATCGTCTATCCCGTGGCCCGAGAACTCGGCAACCGGAAGATCAACATCACCGATCTCAACACCAAGCTGATCGGCCCTTCCGAACGGCCCGTCTACGTGATGATGATCGAAGCCGTGCTGCCTTCCGGAATGACTCTGGAAGAGATCTCCGCAGTCCTGAACGACCTGAAAGACAGGTTGAAGGTCGATATCTCGGTACGGGACATCACTCCCGTGGAGTTCTAG
- a CDS encoding cation:proton antiporter gives MTGTFVEIAAILGLATVIGIVGQKLRQPLIIMFLVTGILAGPSVFGIIQSYEQIELLAHMGIALLLFIVGLKLDLHLIRTTGPVALATGLGQIVFTSLIGFVIAVVVGMSYLTAAYVSVALTFSSTIIIVKLLSDKKEIDSLHGQIALGFLIVQDIAAILALVVLTTFGTTVAGEAPGYLSFLIIGAKGLGLLVVVALLMKYVIPYLTQRLAHSLELLTLFAIAWAVLLGAGSDLLGFSKEVGAFLAGISLASTTFRESIGSRLTTLRDFLLLFFFIDLGSRLEWSMVGSQLGASLVFSIFVLIGNPLIVLIIMGLMGYRRRTGFLAGLTVAQISEFSLIVAALGLSIGHITEETVGLITLVGVVTIFLSTYMILYSDPLYRFLADPLRIFERRNPYREAAIDTPQGTGAVDVLLMGLGNYGSGLLEHLLRREKRVVGFDFDPMALEKWRKRGVPVIYGDMADPDMPEHLPLNRARWVISTVRSKEMNLALIRNLEKEGYAGKVALTAINRQEAAEFEKAGAHLVFLPFRDATEQAADALTYAMDFLPEDIDLPISFLEVRIRSDASAAGKTVRELPLSTSGVSVLAVSRGGRAYYEPDSEFRIFPADRLLLMGHPAGLKEAEHMLNQPDKEQQEDADRFEIAEIKVSEGSALSGKSLEELQFRQRFGATLVSIGRDKEQVTAISSAERLQGGDRLIVIGRSGAVRQLKDQAPL, from the coding sequence ATGACCGGAACTTTTGTGGAAATTGCCGCTATCCTGGGTCTGGCGACAGTGATTGGGATCGTCGGGCAGAAACTGCGGCAGCCCTTGATTATCATGTTTCTGGTGACGGGTATTCTGGCCGGTCCCTCGGTTTTCGGAATCATCCAGAGTTATGAGCAGATTGAGCTTCTGGCCCACATGGGCATAGCCCTCCTGCTGTTCATTGTTGGACTCAAACTCGATCTGCATCTGATTCGAACCACCGGACCTGTCGCTCTGGCGACCGGTCTCGGTCAGATCGTGTTTACTTCGCTGATCGGATTCGTCATCGCCGTGGTTGTCGGGATGTCATATCTGACCGCAGCCTATGTTTCGGTGGCTCTCACCTTTTCCAGCACCATCATCATCGTCAAGCTCCTGTCCGACAAAAAAGAGATCGACTCTCTCCATGGTCAGATTGCTCTCGGCTTTCTGATTGTTCAGGATATCGCCGCCATCCTGGCTCTGGTCGTTTTGACCACCTTTGGAACGACCGTTGCCGGGGAGGCACCCGGATATCTCTCCTTTCTGATCATCGGCGCCAAGGGCCTGGGATTGCTGGTTGTCGTCGCCCTGCTGATGAAATATGTCATCCCGTACCTGACCCAACGTCTTGCCCATTCGCTGGAGCTGTTGACTCTTTTCGCAATCGCATGGGCGGTTCTGCTCGGGGCCGGCAGTGATCTGTTGGGATTCAGCAAGGAGGTTGGGGCATTTCTGGCCGGCATCTCTCTGGCATCCACCACCTTCCGGGAATCCATAGGATCGCGCCTGACCACCCTGAGAGACTTTCTGCTGCTGTTTTTCTTTATCGACCTCGGATCGCGCCTGGAATGGTCGATGGTGGGCTCGCAGTTGGGTGCATCTCTGGTTTTTTCCATCTTTGTGCTCATCGGCAATCCGCTGATTGTCCTGATCATCATGGGATTGATGGGCTACCGCCGGCGCACCGGTTTTCTTGCCGGGCTGACCGTGGCTCAAATCAGCGAGTTTTCGCTGATCGTGGCCGCCCTCGGATTAAGCATCGGCCATATTACGGAGGAGACGGTCGGGCTGATCACCCTGGTGGGAGTGGTGACCATTTTTCTGTCCACCTACATGATCCTCTATTCCGACCCGCTTTACCGTTTCCTGGCCGATCCTCTGAGGATCTTCGAAAGGCGCAATCCTTATCGGGAAGCCGCCATCGATACCCCTCAGGGGACGGGAGCGGTCGATGTCCTCCTGATGGGACTGGGAAATTACGGCAGCGGACTGCTTGAACACCTCCTAAGGCGGGAAAAAAGGGTGGTCGGGTTCGACTTCGATCCAATGGCTCTGGAAAAATGGCGCAAGCGAGGCGTGCCGGTCATTTATGGAGACATGGCGGACCCGGACATGCCCGAACACTTGCCGCTGAACCGGGCGCGGTGGGTCATCAGCACCGTGCGTTCCAAGGAGATGAACCTGGCGCTTATCCGCAATCTCGAGAAAGAGGGCTATGCCGGAAAAGTGGCTTTGACCGCGATCAACCGGCAGGAAGCCGCCGAATTCGAAAAGGCGGGTGCCCACCTGGTGTTTCTGCCTTTTCGAGACGCAACGGAACAGGCGGCCGACGCCCTCACCTATGCCATGGATTTTTTGCCGGAAGACATCGATTTGCCGATCTCGTTTCTCGAGGTGCGGATTCGGTCTGATGCATCGGCGGCCGGCAAGACCGTGCGCGAACTCCCTCTGTCGACATCCGGCGTATCGGTCCTTGCCGTCAGCCGGGGAGGCCGCGCCTATTATGAGCCGGATTCGGAATTCAGGATTTTTCCGGCCGACCGCCTGCTCCTCATGGGGCATCCGGCCGGGCTGAAAGAGGCGGAGCACATGCTCAATCAGCCTGACAAGGAACAACAGGAAGATGCTGACCGGTTTGAAATAGCGGAAATCAAGGTGTCTGAAGGATCGGCGCTTTCAGGCAAATCCCTGGAAGAACTGCAGTTCCGGCAAAGATTTGGCGCCACCCTGGTCAGCATCGGGAGGGACAAGGAACAGGTGACGGCAATCAGTTCCGCTGAGCGTCTGCAGGGTGGTGATCGTCTGATCGTGATTGGCAGATCAGGTGCCGTCAGGCAGTTGAAGGACCAGGCTCCCTTGTAA
- a CDS encoding cytochrome c oxidase subunit 3, with protein sequence MNDVAHRDLVGARMGMWLFLFSELLLFGGLFILYAVNLSRYPEEFVQAAKDLDLVLGTANTLILITSSLTAAMALTALQLARRRLCLGLLTFTVVAAAVFLVNKGFEWRAKYSHGLFPGTEPFQELSHGKNIFYGLYYLTTGLHGLHVVVGGALLIWSWGLLWKNRMSRDNSIVLENCALYWHLVDLVWIFIFPLYYLLL encoded by the coding sequence ATGAACGATGTGGCCCATCGTGACCTTGTCGGAGCCAGAATGGGGATGTGGCTGTTCCTGTTTTCGGAGCTGCTGCTGTTCGGCGGGCTGTTCATCCTGTACGCGGTCAATCTGAGCCGCTATCCTGAGGAATTTGTCCAGGCCGCCAAGGATCTTGACCTGGTTCTTGGAACAGCGAACACTCTGATCCTGATTACCAGCAGTCTGACCGCCGCCATGGCCCTGACCGCTTTGCAGCTGGCCCGGCGCCGGCTCTGCCTGGGGCTTCTGACATTTACGGTGGTGGCGGCGGCGGTTTTTCTGGTCAACAAGGGGTTTGAATGGCGAGCCAAATATTCTCACGGCCTGTTTCCGGGAACCGAACCTTTTCAGGAACTGTCACACGGCAAAAACATCTTCTATGGTCTTTATTATCTGACCACCGGACTGCACGGCCTCCACGTCGTGGTCGGCGGAGCCCTTCTGATCTGGAGCTGGGGCCTGCTCTGGAAAAATCGCATGAGCCGGGACAACAGCATCGTGCTGGAAAATTGCGCCCTTTACTGGCATCTGGTGGATTTGGTCTGGATTTTCATTTTTCCTTTGTACTATCTGCTGCTTTGA